The following are encoded together in the Gasterosteus aculeatus chromosome 7, fGasAcu3.hap1.1, whole genome shotgun sequence genome:
- the nherf4b gene encoding NHERF family PDZ scaffold protein 4b isoform X2, with amino-acid sequence MKGEEFLCDQNKCLVIQHASVPSLSVWETAEQMGKTHKRSSAGLVENTELTDKFTFNPKEGIDNPVMVTTEDTGRHILKYLVCTKALLCSDSISLPAPCLDSVRTLSPRLCVLKRAEGGSYGFRLRVERGLQGHIIRKVVAGGAAGCSGLQDGDRLLEVNNCYVDDVSHPEVARKIMLSGQQLCLLVLDGEQYEHALSRGHDLRGLSRAHKGEGCKPPRLCHITKDPTSGLGITFTPVEGEKGRFSVTLFPGGAAEKAGVCKGDQLVWMNGATVSDLTHSALSRMMKKGGEHITILVIDGESEKNYTRQKMPILPTMAVPHNLPDRARKLQLVSGPDGYGFLLRLEKKPTGRTFHVLRQIESGSSAKMAGMQEGELLLEVNGEPVEPLTHEEIVDRVRLSGHQVSLTTITLKGMDFYTQLGLSPLFFSEDGAASEKESSVSASAAEQSTQKEVDVVSQQEENMEDYEVSYL; translated from the exons ATGAAAG GGGAGGAGTTTCTCTGTGATCAAAACAAATGCTTGGTCATACAGCACGCTTCTGTTCCATCCCTCTCTGTGTGGGAGACAGCTGAACAGATGGGAAAGACACACAAGAGATCAAGTGCAG GTTTGGTGGAAAACACAGAGTTGACAGA TAAATTTACATTTAATCCTAAAGAGGGAATAGACAACCCAGTGATGGTCACCACAGAAGACACAGGTaggcacattttaaaatatcttgTGTGTACCAAAGCTTTGCTCTGCTCTGACAGCATCTCTCTGCCTGCACCTTGCTTAGACTCCGTGCGGACACTCAGCCCGCGTCTGTGTGTTCTTAAACGAGCGGAGGGGGGGTCCTATGGCTTCCGTCTGCGGGTGGAGAGGGGACTCCAGGGTCACATAATCAGAAAAGTAGTGGCAGGAGGGGCGGCGGGGTGCAGTGGCCTTCAAGATGGAGACAGACTTCTGGAAGTCAACAACTGCTATGTTGACGATGTCTCTCACCCTGAG GTGGCCAGAAAAATAATGTTAAGTGGACAGCAGCTATGTTTATTGGTGTTGGATGGGGAGCAGTATGAGCATGCTTTGTCCCGAGGTCACGACCTCCGAGGTCTGAGCAGAGCTCACAAGGGTGAGGGTTGTAAACCGCCCAGACTCTGCCACATCACCAAGGATCCCACCTCAGGCCTCGGCATCACCTTCACACCCGTGGAAG gagagaaaggccGATTCTCTGTCACTCTGTTCCCGGGAGGTGCAGCTGAAAAGGCAGGAGTGTGTAAGGGAGATCAACTGGTGTGGATGAACGGAGCAACAGTGTCTGACCTCACGCACTCTGCACTCAGCAGGATG ATGAAAAAAGGTGGTGAGCACATCACCATCTTAGTGATCGACGGCGAGAGTGAGAAGAACTACACGCGACAGAAGATGCCCATCCTGCCCACCATGGCCGTTCCACATAACCTGCCTGACAGGgccagaaagctgcagctggTCTCCGGGCCTGATGGATACGGCTTCCTCCTTCGACTGGAGAAGAAGCCAACAGGACGCACAT TTCACGTGCTGCGTCAGATTGAAAGTGGGAGCTCAGCAAAGATGGCCGGGATGCAGGAAGGAGAGCTGCTGCTCGAGGTCAACGGGGAGCCAGTGGAGCCACTTACGCATGAGGAGATTGTGGACAGAGTGAGGCTGAGCGGACACCAGGTCTCCCTAACGACCATCACTCTCAAGGGGATGGACTTCTACACCCAG CTGGGCCTGTCACCTCTTTTCTTCAGTGAGGATGGTGCTGCGAGTGAAAAGGAGAGCAGCGTATCAgcctctgcagcagagcagTCGACACAAAAGGAAGTGGATGTTGTTTCTCAGCAGGAGGAAAACATGGAAGACTATGAAGTATCATATTTGTGA
- the nherf4b gene encoding NHERF family PDZ scaffold protein 4b isoform X1, whose translation MCIRSIFPKRLNIKPAVLQGEEFLCDQNKCLVIQHASVPSLSVWETAEQMGKTHKRSSAGLVENTELTDKFTFNPKEGIDNPVMVTTEDTGRHILKYLVCTKALLCSDSISLPAPCLDSVRTLSPRLCVLKRAEGGSYGFRLRVERGLQGHIIRKVVAGGAAGCSGLQDGDRLLEVNNCYVDDVSHPEVARKIMLSGQQLCLLVLDGEQYEHALSRGHDLRGLSRAHKGEGCKPPRLCHITKDPTSGLGITFTPVEGEKGRFSVTLFPGGAAEKAGVCKGDQLVWMNGATVSDLTHSALSRMMKKGGEHITILVIDGESEKNYTRQKMPILPTMAVPHNLPDRARKLQLVSGPDGYGFLLRLEKKPTGRTFHVLRQIESGSSAKMAGMQEGELLLEVNGEPVEPLTHEEIVDRVRLSGHQVSLTTITLKGMDFYTQLGLSPLFFSEDGAASEKESSVSASAAEQSTQKEVDVVSQQEENMEDYEVSYL comes from the exons ATGTGTATCCGCTCAATATTTCCCAAAAGATTAAACATTAAGCCTGCTGTCCTTCAAGGGGAGGAGTTTCTCTGTGATCAAAACAAATGCTTGGTCATACAGCACGCTTCTGTTCCATCCCTCTCTGTGTGGGAGACAGCTGAACAGATGGGAAAGACACACAAGAGATCAAGTGCAG GTTTGGTGGAAAACACAGAGTTGACAGA TAAATTTACATTTAATCCTAAAGAGGGAATAGACAACCCAGTGATGGTCACCACAGAAGACACAGGTaggcacattttaaaatatcttgTGTGTACCAAAGCTTTGCTCTGCTCTGACAGCATCTCTCTGCCTGCACCTTGCTTAGACTCCGTGCGGACACTCAGCCCGCGTCTGTGTGTTCTTAAACGAGCGGAGGGGGGGTCCTATGGCTTCCGTCTGCGGGTGGAGAGGGGACTCCAGGGTCACATAATCAGAAAAGTAGTGGCAGGAGGGGCGGCGGGGTGCAGTGGCCTTCAAGATGGAGACAGACTTCTGGAAGTCAACAACTGCTATGTTGACGATGTCTCTCACCCTGAG GTGGCCAGAAAAATAATGTTAAGTGGACAGCAGCTATGTTTATTGGTGTTGGATGGGGAGCAGTATGAGCATGCTTTGTCCCGAGGTCACGACCTCCGAGGTCTGAGCAGAGCTCACAAGGGTGAGGGTTGTAAACCGCCCAGACTCTGCCACATCACCAAGGATCCCACCTCAGGCCTCGGCATCACCTTCACACCCGTGGAAG gagagaaaggccGATTCTCTGTCACTCTGTTCCCGGGAGGTGCAGCTGAAAAGGCAGGAGTGTGTAAGGGAGATCAACTGGTGTGGATGAACGGAGCAACAGTGTCTGACCTCACGCACTCTGCACTCAGCAGGATG ATGAAAAAAGGTGGTGAGCACATCACCATCTTAGTGATCGACGGCGAGAGTGAGAAGAACTACACGCGACAGAAGATGCCCATCCTGCCCACCATGGCCGTTCCACATAACCTGCCTGACAGGgccagaaagctgcagctggTCTCCGGGCCTGATGGATACGGCTTCCTCCTTCGACTGGAGAAGAAGCCAACAGGACGCACAT TTCACGTGCTGCGTCAGATTGAAAGTGGGAGCTCAGCAAAGATGGCCGGGATGCAGGAAGGAGAGCTGCTGCTCGAGGTCAACGGGGAGCCAGTGGAGCCACTTACGCATGAGGAGATTGTGGACAGAGTGAGGCTGAGCGGACACCAGGTCTCCCTAACGACCATCACTCTCAAGGGGATGGACTTCTACACCCAG CTGGGCCTGTCACCTCTTTTCTTCAGTGAGGATGGTGCTGCGAGTGAAAAGGAGAGCAGCGTATCAgcctctgcagcagagcagTCGACACAAAAGGAAGTGGATGTTGTTTCTCAGCAGGAGGAAAACATGGAAGACTATGAAGTATCATATTTGTGA
- the nherf4b gene encoding NHERF family PDZ scaffold protein 4b isoform X3: MCIRSIFPKRLNIKPAVLQGEEFLCDQNKCLVIQHASVPSLSVWETAEQMGKTHKRSSAGLVENTELTDKFTFNPKEGIDNPVMVTTEDTDSVRTLSPRLCVLKRAEGGSYGFRLRVERGLQGHIIRKVVAGGAAGCSGLQDGDRLLEVNNCYVDDVSHPEVARKIMLSGQQLCLLVLDGEQYEHALSRGHDLRGLSRAHKGEGCKPPRLCHITKDPTSGLGITFTPVEGEKGRFSVTLFPGGAAEKAGVCKGDQLVWMNGATVSDLTHSALSRMMKKGGEHITILVIDGESEKNYTRQKMPILPTMAVPHNLPDRARKLQLVSGPDGYGFLLRLEKKPTGRTFHVLRQIESGSSAKMAGMQEGELLLEVNGEPVEPLTHEEIVDRVRLSGHQVSLTTITLKGMDFYTQLGLSPLFFSEDGAASEKESSVSASAAEQSTQKEVDVVSQQEENMEDYEVSYL, encoded by the exons ATGTGTATCCGCTCAATATTTCCCAAAAGATTAAACATTAAGCCTGCTGTCCTTCAAGGGGAGGAGTTTCTCTGTGATCAAAACAAATGCTTGGTCATACAGCACGCTTCTGTTCCATCCCTCTCTGTGTGGGAGACAGCTGAACAGATGGGAAAGACACACAAGAGATCAAGTGCAG GTTTGGTGGAAAACACAGAGTTGACAGA TAAATTTACATTTAATCCTAAAGAGGGAATAGACAACCCAGTGATGGTCACCACAGAAGACACAG ACTCCGTGCGGACACTCAGCCCGCGTCTGTGTGTTCTTAAACGAGCGGAGGGGGGGTCCTATGGCTTCCGTCTGCGGGTGGAGAGGGGACTCCAGGGTCACATAATCAGAAAAGTAGTGGCAGGAGGGGCGGCGGGGTGCAGTGGCCTTCAAGATGGAGACAGACTTCTGGAAGTCAACAACTGCTATGTTGACGATGTCTCTCACCCTGAG GTGGCCAGAAAAATAATGTTAAGTGGACAGCAGCTATGTTTATTGGTGTTGGATGGGGAGCAGTATGAGCATGCTTTGTCCCGAGGTCACGACCTCCGAGGTCTGAGCAGAGCTCACAAGGGTGAGGGTTGTAAACCGCCCAGACTCTGCCACATCACCAAGGATCCCACCTCAGGCCTCGGCATCACCTTCACACCCGTGGAAG gagagaaaggccGATTCTCTGTCACTCTGTTCCCGGGAGGTGCAGCTGAAAAGGCAGGAGTGTGTAAGGGAGATCAACTGGTGTGGATGAACGGAGCAACAGTGTCTGACCTCACGCACTCTGCACTCAGCAGGATG ATGAAAAAAGGTGGTGAGCACATCACCATCTTAGTGATCGACGGCGAGAGTGAGAAGAACTACACGCGACAGAAGATGCCCATCCTGCCCACCATGGCCGTTCCACATAACCTGCCTGACAGGgccagaaagctgcagctggTCTCCGGGCCTGATGGATACGGCTTCCTCCTTCGACTGGAGAAGAAGCCAACAGGACGCACAT TTCACGTGCTGCGTCAGATTGAAAGTGGGAGCTCAGCAAAGATGGCCGGGATGCAGGAAGGAGAGCTGCTGCTCGAGGTCAACGGGGAGCCAGTGGAGCCACTTACGCATGAGGAGATTGTGGACAGAGTGAGGCTGAGCGGACACCAGGTCTCCCTAACGACCATCACTCTCAAGGGGATGGACTTCTACACCCAG CTGGGCCTGTCACCTCTTTTCTTCAGTGAGGATGGTGCTGCGAGTGAAAAGGAGAGCAGCGTATCAgcctctgcagcagagcagTCGACACAAAAGGAAGTGGATGTTGTTTCTCAGCAGGAGGAAAACATGGAAGACTATGAAGTATCATATTTGTGA
- the nherf4b gene encoding NHERF family PDZ scaffold protein 4b isoform X4 produces the protein MNQIDKQGLVENTELTDKFTFNPKEGIDNPVMVTTEDTGRHILKYLVCTKALLCSDSISLPAPCLDSVRTLSPRLCVLKRAEGGSYGFRLRVERGLQGHIIRKVVAGGAAGCSGLQDGDRLLEVNNCYVDDVSHPEVARKIMLSGQQLCLLVLDGEQYEHALSRGHDLRGLSRAHKGEGCKPPRLCHITKDPTSGLGITFTPVEGEKGRFSVTLFPGGAAEKAGVCKGDQLVWMNGATVSDLTHSALSRMMKKGGEHITILVIDGESEKNYTRQKMPILPTMAVPHNLPDRARKLQLVSGPDGYGFLLRLEKKPTGRTFHVLRQIESGSSAKMAGMQEGELLLEVNGEPVEPLTHEEIVDRVRLSGHQVSLTTITLKGMDFYTQLGLSPLFFSEDGAASEKESSVSASAAEQSTQKEVDVVSQQEENMEDYEVSYL, from the exons ATGAACCAAATAGATAAGCAGG GTTTGGTGGAAAACACAGAGTTGACAGA TAAATTTACATTTAATCCTAAAGAGGGAATAGACAACCCAGTGATGGTCACCACAGAAGACACAGGTaggcacattttaaaatatcttgTGTGTACCAAAGCTTTGCTCTGCTCTGACAGCATCTCTCTGCCTGCACCTTGCTTAGACTCCGTGCGGACACTCAGCCCGCGTCTGTGTGTTCTTAAACGAGCGGAGGGGGGGTCCTATGGCTTCCGTCTGCGGGTGGAGAGGGGACTCCAGGGTCACATAATCAGAAAAGTAGTGGCAGGAGGGGCGGCGGGGTGCAGTGGCCTTCAAGATGGAGACAGACTTCTGGAAGTCAACAACTGCTATGTTGACGATGTCTCTCACCCTGAG GTGGCCAGAAAAATAATGTTAAGTGGACAGCAGCTATGTTTATTGGTGTTGGATGGGGAGCAGTATGAGCATGCTTTGTCCCGAGGTCACGACCTCCGAGGTCTGAGCAGAGCTCACAAGGGTGAGGGTTGTAAACCGCCCAGACTCTGCCACATCACCAAGGATCCCACCTCAGGCCTCGGCATCACCTTCACACCCGTGGAAG gagagaaaggccGATTCTCTGTCACTCTGTTCCCGGGAGGTGCAGCTGAAAAGGCAGGAGTGTGTAAGGGAGATCAACTGGTGTGGATGAACGGAGCAACAGTGTCTGACCTCACGCACTCTGCACTCAGCAGGATG ATGAAAAAAGGTGGTGAGCACATCACCATCTTAGTGATCGACGGCGAGAGTGAGAAGAACTACACGCGACAGAAGATGCCCATCCTGCCCACCATGGCCGTTCCACATAACCTGCCTGACAGGgccagaaagctgcagctggTCTCCGGGCCTGATGGATACGGCTTCCTCCTTCGACTGGAGAAGAAGCCAACAGGACGCACAT TTCACGTGCTGCGTCAGATTGAAAGTGGGAGCTCAGCAAAGATGGCCGGGATGCAGGAAGGAGAGCTGCTGCTCGAGGTCAACGGGGAGCCAGTGGAGCCACTTACGCATGAGGAGATTGTGGACAGAGTGAGGCTGAGCGGACACCAGGTCTCCCTAACGACCATCACTCTCAAGGGGATGGACTTCTACACCCAG CTGGGCCTGTCACCTCTTTTCTTCAGTGAGGATGGTGCTGCGAGTGAAAAGGAGAGCAGCGTATCAgcctctgcagcagagcagTCGACACAAAAGGAAGTGGATGTTGTTTCTCAGCAGGAGGAAAACATGGAAGACTATGAAGTATCATATTTGTGA
- the nherf4b gene encoding NHERF family PDZ scaffold protein 4b isoform X5: MNQIDKQGLVENTELTDKFTFNPKEGIDNPVMVTTEDTDSVRTLSPRLCVLKRAEGGSYGFRLRVERGLQGHIIRKVVAGGAAGCSGLQDGDRLLEVNNCYVDDVSHPEVARKIMLSGQQLCLLVLDGEQYEHALSRGHDLRGLSRAHKGEGCKPPRLCHITKDPTSGLGITFTPVEGEKGRFSVTLFPGGAAEKAGVCKGDQLVWMNGATVSDLTHSALSRMMKKGGEHITILVIDGESEKNYTRQKMPILPTMAVPHNLPDRARKLQLVSGPDGYGFLLRLEKKPTGRTFHVLRQIESGSSAKMAGMQEGELLLEVNGEPVEPLTHEEIVDRVRLSGHQVSLTTITLKGMDFYTQLGLSPLFFSEDGAASEKESSVSASAAEQSTQKEVDVVSQQEENMEDYEVSYL; encoded by the exons ATGAACCAAATAGATAAGCAGG GTTTGGTGGAAAACACAGAGTTGACAGA TAAATTTACATTTAATCCTAAAGAGGGAATAGACAACCCAGTGATGGTCACCACAGAAGACACAG ACTCCGTGCGGACACTCAGCCCGCGTCTGTGTGTTCTTAAACGAGCGGAGGGGGGGTCCTATGGCTTCCGTCTGCGGGTGGAGAGGGGACTCCAGGGTCACATAATCAGAAAAGTAGTGGCAGGAGGGGCGGCGGGGTGCAGTGGCCTTCAAGATGGAGACAGACTTCTGGAAGTCAACAACTGCTATGTTGACGATGTCTCTCACCCTGAG GTGGCCAGAAAAATAATGTTAAGTGGACAGCAGCTATGTTTATTGGTGTTGGATGGGGAGCAGTATGAGCATGCTTTGTCCCGAGGTCACGACCTCCGAGGTCTGAGCAGAGCTCACAAGGGTGAGGGTTGTAAACCGCCCAGACTCTGCCACATCACCAAGGATCCCACCTCAGGCCTCGGCATCACCTTCACACCCGTGGAAG gagagaaaggccGATTCTCTGTCACTCTGTTCCCGGGAGGTGCAGCTGAAAAGGCAGGAGTGTGTAAGGGAGATCAACTGGTGTGGATGAACGGAGCAACAGTGTCTGACCTCACGCACTCTGCACTCAGCAGGATG ATGAAAAAAGGTGGTGAGCACATCACCATCTTAGTGATCGACGGCGAGAGTGAGAAGAACTACACGCGACAGAAGATGCCCATCCTGCCCACCATGGCCGTTCCACATAACCTGCCTGACAGGgccagaaagctgcagctggTCTCCGGGCCTGATGGATACGGCTTCCTCCTTCGACTGGAGAAGAAGCCAACAGGACGCACAT TTCACGTGCTGCGTCAGATTGAAAGTGGGAGCTCAGCAAAGATGGCCGGGATGCAGGAAGGAGAGCTGCTGCTCGAGGTCAACGGGGAGCCAGTGGAGCCACTTACGCATGAGGAGATTGTGGACAGAGTGAGGCTGAGCGGACACCAGGTCTCCCTAACGACCATCACTCTCAAGGGGATGGACTTCTACACCCAG CTGGGCCTGTCACCTCTTTTCTTCAGTGAGGATGGTGCTGCGAGTGAAAAGGAGAGCAGCGTATCAgcctctgcagcagagcagTCGACACAAAAGGAAGTGGATGTTGTTTCTCAGCAGGAGGAAAACATGGAAGACTATGAAGTATCATATTTGTGA
- the nherf4b gene encoding NHERF family PDZ scaffold protein 4b isoform X7: MVTTEDTDSVRTLSPRLCVLKRAEGGSYGFRLRVERGLQGHIIRKVVAGGAAGCSGLQDGDRLLEVNNCYVDDVSHPEVARKIMLSGQQLCLLVLDGEQYEHALSRGHDLRGLSRAHKGEGCKPPRLCHITKDPTSGLGITFTPVEGEKGRFSVTLFPGGAAEKAGVCKGDQLVWMNGATVSDLTHSALSRMMKKGGEHITILVIDGESEKNYTRQKMPILPTMAVPHNLPDRARKLQLVSGPDGYGFLLRLEKKPTGRTFHVLRQIESGSSAKMAGMQEGELLLEVNGEPVEPLTHEEIVDRVRLSGHQVSLTTITLKGMDFYTQLGLSPLFFSEDGAASEKESSVSASAAEQSTQKEVDVVSQQEENMEDYEVSYL; this comes from the exons ATGGTCACCACAGAAGACACAG ACTCCGTGCGGACACTCAGCCCGCGTCTGTGTGTTCTTAAACGAGCGGAGGGGGGGTCCTATGGCTTCCGTCTGCGGGTGGAGAGGGGACTCCAGGGTCACATAATCAGAAAAGTAGTGGCAGGAGGGGCGGCGGGGTGCAGTGGCCTTCAAGATGGAGACAGACTTCTGGAAGTCAACAACTGCTATGTTGACGATGTCTCTCACCCTGAG GTGGCCAGAAAAATAATGTTAAGTGGACAGCAGCTATGTTTATTGGTGTTGGATGGGGAGCAGTATGAGCATGCTTTGTCCCGAGGTCACGACCTCCGAGGTCTGAGCAGAGCTCACAAGGGTGAGGGTTGTAAACCGCCCAGACTCTGCCACATCACCAAGGATCCCACCTCAGGCCTCGGCATCACCTTCACACCCGTGGAAG gagagaaaggccGATTCTCTGTCACTCTGTTCCCGGGAGGTGCAGCTGAAAAGGCAGGAGTGTGTAAGGGAGATCAACTGGTGTGGATGAACGGAGCAACAGTGTCTGACCTCACGCACTCTGCACTCAGCAGGATG ATGAAAAAAGGTGGTGAGCACATCACCATCTTAGTGATCGACGGCGAGAGTGAGAAGAACTACACGCGACAGAAGATGCCCATCCTGCCCACCATGGCCGTTCCACATAACCTGCCTGACAGGgccagaaagctgcagctggTCTCCGGGCCTGATGGATACGGCTTCCTCCTTCGACTGGAGAAGAAGCCAACAGGACGCACAT TTCACGTGCTGCGTCAGATTGAAAGTGGGAGCTCAGCAAAGATGGCCGGGATGCAGGAAGGAGAGCTGCTGCTCGAGGTCAACGGGGAGCCAGTGGAGCCACTTACGCATGAGGAGATTGTGGACAGAGTGAGGCTGAGCGGACACCAGGTCTCCCTAACGACCATCACTCTCAAGGGGATGGACTTCTACACCCAG CTGGGCCTGTCACCTCTTTTCTTCAGTGAGGATGGTGCTGCGAGTGAAAAGGAGAGCAGCGTATCAgcctctgcagcagagcagTCGACACAAAAGGAAGTGGATGTTGTTTCTCAGCAGGAGGAAAACATGGAAGACTATGAAGTATCATATTTGTGA
- the nherf4b gene encoding NHERF family PDZ scaffold protein 4b isoform X6, with protein MVTTEDTGRHILKYLVCTKALLCSDSISLPAPCLDSVRTLSPRLCVLKRAEGGSYGFRLRVERGLQGHIIRKVVAGGAAGCSGLQDGDRLLEVNNCYVDDVSHPEVARKIMLSGQQLCLLVLDGEQYEHALSRGHDLRGLSRAHKGEGCKPPRLCHITKDPTSGLGITFTPVEGEKGRFSVTLFPGGAAEKAGVCKGDQLVWMNGATVSDLTHSALSRMMKKGGEHITILVIDGESEKNYTRQKMPILPTMAVPHNLPDRARKLQLVSGPDGYGFLLRLEKKPTGRTFHVLRQIESGSSAKMAGMQEGELLLEVNGEPVEPLTHEEIVDRVRLSGHQVSLTTITLKGMDFYTQLGLSPLFFSEDGAASEKESSVSASAAEQSTQKEVDVVSQQEENMEDYEVSYL; from the exons ATGGTCACCACAGAAGACACAGGTaggcacattttaaaatatcttgTGTGTACCAAAGCTTTGCTCTGCTCTGACAGCATCTCTCTGCCTGCACCTTGCTTAGACTCCGTGCGGACACTCAGCCCGCGTCTGTGTGTTCTTAAACGAGCGGAGGGGGGGTCCTATGGCTTCCGTCTGCGGGTGGAGAGGGGACTCCAGGGTCACATAATCAGAAAAGTAGTGGCAGGAGGGGCGGCGGGGTGCAGTGGCCTTCAAGATGGAGACAGACTTCTGGAAGTCAACAACTGCTATGTTGACGATGTCTCTCACCCTGAG GTGGCCAGAAAAATAATGTTAAGTGGACAGCAGCTATGTTTATTGGTGTTGGATGGGGAGCAGTATGAGCATGCTTTGTCCCGAGGTCACGACCTCCGAGGTCTGAGCAGAGCTCACAAGGGTGAGGGTTGTAAACCGCCCAGACTCTGCCACATCACCAAGGATCCCACCTCAGGCCTCGGCATCACCTTCACACCCGTGGAAG gagagaaaggccGATTCTCTGTCACTCTGTTCCCGGGAGGTGCAGCTGAAAAGGCAGGAGTGTGTAAGGGAGATCAACTGGTGTGGATGAACGGAGCAACAGTGTCTGACCTCACGCACTCTGCACTCAGCAGGATG ATGAAAAAAGGTGGTGAGCACATCACCATCTTAGTGATCGACGGCGAGAGTGAGAAGAACTACACGCGACAGAAGATGCCCATCCTGCCCACCATGGCCGTTCCACATAACCTGCCTGACAGGgccagaaagctgcagctggTCTCCGGGCCTGATGGATACGGCTTCCTCCTTCGACTGGAGAAGAAGCCAACAGGACGCACAT TTCACGTGCTGCGTCAGATTGAAAGTGGGAGCTCAGCAAAGATGGCCGGGATGCAGGAAGGAGAGCTGCTGCTCGAGGTCAACGGGGAGCCAGTGGAGCCACTTACGCATGAGGAGATTGTGGACAGAGTGAGGCTGAGCGGACACCAGGTCTCCCTAACGACCATCACTCTCAAGGGGATGGACTTCTACACCCAG CTGGGCCTGTCACCTCTTTTCTTCAGTGAGGATGGTGCTGCGAGTGAAAAGGAGAGCAGCGTATCAgcctctgcagcagagcagTCGACACAAAAGGAAGTGGATGTTGTTTCTCAGCAGGAGGAAAACATGGAAGACTATGAAGTATCATATTTGTGA